Proteins encoded by one window of Burkholderia plantarii:
- a CDS encoding GNAT family N-acetyltransferase → MLDPTEVRLLFQLRPAEPADFEFAEALTHGNMGSYYLRHGLQWRADLFYLSWCESENFILERDGERIGVMRLTEERDSLHIRDVQIREGHRGLGAGGYLLDTAHRWAQARGLRETQLRVFVDNPAARLYLRLGYRLAGPRLAQLGSIRHMVRPVD, encoded by the coding sequence ATGCTCGATCCCACCGAAGTCCGATTGCTGTTCCAGTTACGCCCGGCCGAGCCGGCCGATTTCGAATTTGCCGAGGCGCTGACGCACGGCAACATGGGCAGCTACTATCTGCGCCACGGCCTGCAATGGCGTGCCGACCTGTTCTACCTGAGCTGGTGCGAATCGGAGAACTTCATCCTCGAACGCGACGGCGAGCGGATCGGCGTGATGCGGCTGACCGAGGAACGCGACTCGCTGCATATCCGCGACGTGCAGATCCGCGAAGGCCATCGCGGGCTTGGGGCAGGCGGCTATCTGCTCGACACCGCGCATCGCTGGGCACAGGCGCGCGGCCTGCGCGAGACGCAGCTGCGCGTGTTCGTCGACAATCCTGCCGCGCGGCTCTACCTGCGCCTGGGCTACCGGCTCGCCGGGCCGCGACTCGCGCAACTGGGCTCGATCCGCCACATGGTGCGGCCGGTCGATTGA
- the gltX gene encoding glutamate--tRNA ligase, producing MTRQVRTRFAPSPTGFIHLGNIRSALYPWAFARSTNGVFVLRIEDTDVERSSDASVDAILEGMKWLDLDFDEGPFYQMQRMDRYREVLAQMVEKGLAYPCYMSTEELDALRERQREAGEKPRYDGTWRPEEGKVLPQPPAGVQPVLRFRNPLTGSVVWDDAVKGRVEISNEELDDLVIARPDGTPTYNFCVVVDDLDMDITHVIRGDDHVNNTPRQINILRALGGEVPVYAHLPTVLNEQGEKMSKRHGAMSVMGYRDSGYLPEAVLNYLARLGWSHGDAEIFSREQFVAWFDLEHLGKSPAQYDLAKLNWLNNHYIKEADNARLAALAKPFFAALGIDDTALEGGPDLAAVIGLMKDRASTIKEIAEAATMFYRMPAPDADELAQRVTDAVKPALAALVEALKTAEWTREGIAAALKATLAAHGLKMPALAMPVRLLVAGTTHTPSIDAVLALFERDVVLSRLSA from the coding sequence ATGACACGTCAAGTCCGTACCCGTTTCGCGCCGAGCCCGACCGGCTTCATCCACCTCGGCAACATCCGTTCCGCCCTTTATCCGTGGGCCTTCGCCCGCAGCACCAACGGCGTGTTCGTGCTGCGCATCGAGGACACGGACGTGGAGCGTTCGTCGGACGCCTCGGTCGACGCGATCCTCGAGGGCATGAAGTGGCTCGACCTCGATTTCGACGAAGGCCCGTTCTATCAAATGCAGCGCATGGACCGTTACCGCGAGGTGCTCGCGCAGATGGTCGAGAAGGGGCTCGCGTACCCGTGCTACATGTCCACCGAGGAACTCGACGCGCTGCGCGAGCGCCAGCGCGAGGCCGGCGAGAAGCCGCGTTACGACGGCACCTGGCGCCCGGAGGAGGGCAAGGTGCTGCCGCAGCCGCCCGCGGGCGTGCAGCCGGTGCTGCGTTTCCGTAATCCGCTGACGGGTTCGGTGGTCTGGGACGACGCCGTGAAGGGCCGTGTCGAAATCTCGAACGAGGAACTCGACGATCTCGTGATCGCACGCCCGGACGGCACGCCCACCTACAACTTCTGCGTCGTCGTCGACGATCTCGACATGGACATCACGCACGTGATCCGCGGCGACGATCACGTCAACAACACGCCACGCCAGATCAACATCCTGCGCGCGCTCGGCGGCGAGGTGCCGGTCTACGCGCACCTGCCCACCGTGCTCAACGAGCAGGGCGAGAAGATGAGCAAGCGCCACGGCGCGATGAGCGTGATGGGCTACCGCGACTCGGGTTATCTGCCCGAGGCCGTGCTCAACTATCTCGCGCGGCTCGGCTGGTCGCACGGCGACGCCGAGATCTTCTCGCGCGAGCAGTTCGTGGCGTGGTTCGATCTCGAGCATCTCGGCAAGTCGCCCGCGCAGTACGACCTGGCCAAGCTGAACTGGCTCAACAACCATTACATCAAGGAAGCCGACAACGCGCGCCTCGCGGCGCTCGCCAAGCCGTTCTTCGCGGCGCTCGGCATCGACGACACGGCGCTCGAAGGCGGCCCGGATCTGGCCGCCGTGATCGGCCTGATGAAGGATCGCGCCTCGACCATCAAGGAGATCGCCGAGGCAGCGACGATGTTCTATCGCATGCCGGCGCCCGACGCGGACGAACTCGCGCAGCGCGTGACCGATGCCGTGAAGCCGGCGCTCGCCGCGCTCGTCGAGGCACTGAAGACGGCCGAGTGGACCAGGGAAGGCATCGCGGCCGCGCTGAAGGCGACGCTCGCCGCGCACGGGCTCAAGATGCCGGCGCTGGCGATGCCGGTGCGGCTGCTGGTTGCGGGCACCACGCATACGCCGTCGATCGACGCCGTGCTCGCGCTGTTCGAGCGTGACGTGGTGCTTTCGCGTCTGAGCGCATGA